A single Primulina eburnea isolate SZY01 chromosome 11, ASM2296580v1, whole genome shotgun sequence DNA region contains:
- the LOC140804796 gene encoding uncharacterized protein, translated as MGRAPCCDKANVKKGPWSPEEDAKLKSYIEKHGTGGNWIALPLKIGLKRCGKSCRLRWLNYLRPNIKHGGFTEDEDNLICSLYVSIGSRWSIIAAQLPGRTDNDIKNYWNTRLKKKLLGKQRREQQARRDTKKRDENFLNNQLFSVCPPPPQLLVAPPLLVGYGVQESRLIREQTDDILRSQVEGLIFPYDYDPHSDSKNPENDENYRYVLEFSCGGNPPLSKNSMIRLDPTTFPPLECDPLAINGATKNHFQEFDKITEIQEIMQSMPQELGGLNSLSAAEMGSNTSWGSDINPDLLYPCNTTFSNTEAFQQKIQQDWTLFDDPRFLGYLQ; from the exons ATGGGGAGAGCTCCATGCTGTGACAAAGCCAATGTAAAGAAAGGTCCTTGGTCACCTGAGGAAGATGCAAAACTGAAATCTTATATTGAGAAACATGGAACTGGAGGAAACTGGATCGCTCTACCTCTGAAAATAG GTCTTAAGAGATGTGGTAAGAGTTGTCGGCTTCGATGGTTGAATTATCTCCGGCCGAACATCAAGCATGGAGGGTTCACTGAGGATGAAGATAACTTGATTTGCAGTCTCTATGTCAGTATTGGGAGCAG ATGGTCTATAATAGCTGCACAGTTGCCTGGAAGAACAGACAATGACATAAAGAATTACTGGAACACAAGGTTGAAGAAGAAGCTGTTAGGCAAACAGCGAAGGGAACAGCAAGCTCGAAGGGATACCAAGAAAAGGGATGAAAATTTTCTGAACAACCAATTATTCAGCGTGTGCCCTCCACCGCCACAGCTGCTGGTGGCACCGCCCTTGTTGGTGGGCTACGGGGTCCAAGAGTCTCGTCTGATCAGAGAGCAAACTGACGACATTCTCAGGTCTCAGGTTGAAGGATTAATCTTTCCTTACGATTATGATCCACATTCCGACAGCAAAAACCcggaaaatgatgaaaattatCGCTATGTTCTGGAATTTTCTTGCGGTGGAAACCCGCCACTGAGCAAGAACTCGATGATCAGGCTCGACCCGACCACGTTCCCGCCATTGGAATGCGATCCGCTTGCTATAAATGGTGCAACAAAGAATCATTTTCAAGAATTCGACAAGATAACAGAGATTCAGGAGATAATGCAAAGCATGCCGCAAGAATTAGGTGGATTAAACAGTTTATCGGCGGcggaaatgggcagcaacacaAGCTGGGGGTCAGATATAAATCCTGATCTATTGTACCCTTGTAACACTACATTCTCAAACACTGAAGCTTTCCAGCAAAAGATTCAACAAGATTGGACATTATTTGATGATCCAAGGTTCTTAGGTTACTTACAGtaa
- the LOC140806102 gene encoding branched-chain amino acid aminotransferase 2, chloroplastic-like isoform X2 gives MESGAVFAGRHPNLPTHHHHLLPGPLRSAIQILPPAFTEKRLFSPQPLQKQSHFSSFSKFNNNNVNSLQVASPSSNITVELADVDWDNLGFGFRPTDYMYMMKCSQGESFMKGELQRFGNIELSPSSGVLNYGQGLFEGLKAYRKHDGKILLFRPEENALRLKMGAERMCMPCPAVEQFMEAVKATVLANERWIPPTGKGSLYIRPLLMGSGAVLGLAPAPEYTFLIYVSPVGNYFKEGLAPIHLIVETEMHRATPGGTGAVKTIGNYAGVLKAQSAAKAKGFSDVLYLDSTYQKYLEEVSSCNVFVVKGNVISTPAIKGTILPGITRKSIIDVARSLGFEVEERFVAVDELLDADEVFCTGTAVVVSPVGSITYFDKRVSYESDGVGRVSQQLYSALTSLQMGLTEDKMDWITQL, from the exons atggagagcgGCGCTGTGTTTGCCGGCCGGCACCCAAATCTGCCGACCCACCACCATCACCTTCTGCCTGGTCCATTGCGCAGCGCTATCCAAATCCTTCCGCCTGCTTTCACCGAGAAAAGGCTCTTTTCGCCGCAACCACTCCAG AAGCAATCGCATTTTTCTTCTTTCAGTAAATTCAATAACAACAATGTTAATAGTCTTCAAGTGGCCTCGCCTTCGAG CAACATAACAGTAGAATTAGCCGACGTTGATTGGGACAACTTAGGTTTTGGGTTTAGACCCACCGATTATATGTACATGATGAAGTGTTCCCAAGGGGAAAGCTTTATGAAAGGTGAATTACAGAGATTTGGAAACATTGAGTTAAGCCCATCTTCTGGAGTTTTGAACTATGGCCAA GGATTGTTTGAAGGTTTAAAAGCTTATAGGAAACATGATGGTAAAATTTTGCTCTTTCGTCCCGAAGAGAATGCGCTACGACTCAAAATGGGAGCTGAGCGAATGTGCATGCCTTGTCCAGCTGTAGAGCAATTTATGGAAGCTGTAAAAGCTACTGTTTTAGCTAATGAAAGATGG ATCCCCCCAACAGGTAAAGGTTCTTTATATATAAGACCGTTGCTTATGGGGAGTGGAGCTGTACTAGGTCTGGCACCAGCTCCTGAATACACCTTTCTGATTTACGTTTCCCCAGTGGGAAACTATTTCAAG GAAGGTTTGGCACCAATCCATTTGATAGTCGAGACTGAAATGCATCGGGCAACCCCTGGTGGTACTGGAGCTGTCAAGACTATTGGAAATTATGCTGGT GTCCTAAAGGCACAGAGTGCTGCAAAAGCAAAAGGCTTCTCTGATGTTCTGTATTTGGATAGTACTTACCAGAAATACTTGGAAGAGGTGTCCTCCTGCAATGTATTTGTTGTTAAG GGTAATGTGATCTCAACTCCAGCAATAAAAGGGACCATCCTACCAGGCATCACTCGGAAGAGCATAATAGATGTTGCTCGGAGTCTAGGATTTGAG GTTGAGGAACGTTTTGTGGCAGTTGACGAATTGCTTGATGCCGATGAAGTTTTCTGCACTGGAACTGCTGTTGTGGTTTCACCTGTGGGCAGTATAACGTACTTTGATAAACG GGTGAGTTATGAAAGTGACGGGGTCGGTCGTGTGTCGCAGCAACTCTATTCTGCTCTTACCAGCCTACAAATGGGACTCACAGAGGATAAAATGGATTGGATTACTCAACTCTAG
- the LOC140806102 gene encoding branched-chain amino acid aminotransferase 2, chloroplastic-like isoform X1, with protein sequence MESGAVFAGRHPNLPTHHHHLLPGPLRSAIQILPPAFTEKRLFSPQPLQLQKQSHFSSFSKFNNNNVNSLQVASPSSNITVELADVDWDNLGFGFRPTDYMYMMKCSQGESFMKGELQRFGNIELSPSSGVLNYGQGLFEGLKAYRKHDGKILLFRPEENALRLKMGAERMCMPCPAVEQFMEAVKATVLANERWIPPTGKGSLYIRPLLMGSGAVLGLAPAPEYTFLIYVSPVGNYFKEGLAPIHLIVETEMHRATPGGTGAVKTIGNYAGVLKAQSAAKAKGFSDVLYLDSTYQKYLEEVSSCNVFVVKGNVISTPAIKGTILPGITRKSIIDVARSLGFEVEERFVAVDELLDADEVFCTGTAVVVSPVGSITYFDKRVSYESDGVGRVSQQLYSALTSLQMGLTEDKMDWITQL encoded by the exons atggagagcgGCGCTGTGTTTGCCGGCCGGCACCCAAATCTGCCGACCCACCACCATCACCTTCTGCCTGGTCCATTGCGCAGCGCTATCCAAATCCTTCCGCCTGCTTTCACCGAGAAAAGGCTCTTTTCGCCGCAACCACTCCAG TTACAGAAGCAATCGCATTTTTCTTCTTTCAGTAAATTCAATAACAACAATGTTAATAGTCTTCAAGTGGCCTCGCCTTCGAG CAACATAACAGTAGAATTAGCCGACGTTGATTGGGACAACTTAGGTTTTGGGTTTAGACCCACCGATTATATGTACATGATGAAGTGTTCCCAAGGGGAAAGCTTTATGAAAGGTGAATTACAGAGATTTGGAAACATTGAGTTAAGCCCATCTTCTGGAGTTTTGAACTATGGCCAA GGATTGTTTGAAGGTTTAAAAGCTTATAGGAAACATGATGGTAAAATTTTGCTCTTTCGTCCCGAAGAGAATGCGCTACGACTCAAAATGGGAGCTGAGCGAATGTGCATGCCTTGTCCAGCTGTAGAGCAATTTATGGAAGCTGTAAAAGCTACTGTTTTAGCTAATGAAAGATGG ATCCCCCCAACAGGTAAAGGTTCTTTATATATAAGACCGTTGCTTATGGGGAGTGGAGCTGTACTAGGTCTGGCACCAGCTCCTGAATACACCTTTCTGATTTACGTTTCCCCAGTGGGAAACTATTTCAAG GAAGGTTTGGCACCAATCCATTTGATAGTCGAGACTGAAATGCATCGGGCAACCCCTGGTGGTACTGGAGCTGTCAAGACTATTGGAAATTATGCTGGT GTCCTAAAGGCACAGAGTGCTGCAAAAGCAAAAGGCTTCTCTGATGTTCTGTATTTGGATAGTACTTACCAGAAATACTTGGAAGAGGTGTCCTCCTGCAATGTATTTGTTGTTAAG GGTAATGTGATCTCAACTCCAGCAATAAAAGGGACCATCCTACCAGGCATCACTCGGAAGAGCATAATAGATGTTGCTCGGAGTCTAGGATTTGAG GTTGAGGAACGTTTTGTGGCAGTTGACGAATTGCTTGATGCCGATGAAGTTTTCTGCACTGGAACTGCTGTTGTGGTTTCACCTGTGGGCAGTATAACGTACTTTGATAAACG GGTGAGTTATGAAAGTGACGGGGTCGGTCGTGTGTCGCAGCAACTCTATTCTGCTCTTACCAGCCTACAAATGGGACTCACAGAGGATAAAATGGATTGGATTACTCAACTCTAG
- the LOC140805632 gene encoding uncharacterized protein — MATITAFNDPLFLHPSDMPGMNLVTESLRGVENYGIWSRAMIIALRAKNKITFIDGSYPRPESGHATLNQWERCNALVLSWIMNAVSKEIFSGIVYSIDASVVWSDLKEQFDKVNGSRIFSIHRDISRLVQGSNTISVYYSKLKHLWDEYSSLVTLPSCECDTARQYLKHEQQQKLLQFL; from the coding sequence ATGGCAACCATTACCGCTTTCAATGACCCGTTGTTTCTGCATCCTTCGGACATGCCAGGGATGAATTTGGTGACTGAGTCACTTCGGGGTGTTGAGAATTACGGCATATGGAGTCGAGCTATGATCATCGCTTTACGAGCTAAAAACAAAATCACTTTTATCGATGGATCATATCCACGACCTGAATCTGGCCATGCGACTTTGAATCAGTGGGAGCGCTGTAATGCTCTGGTTTTATCATGGATCATGAATGCTGTGTCCAAAGAGATTTTTAGCGGTATTGTTTATTCCATTGATGCTTCCGTGGTGTGGTCGGATTTGAAAGAGCAATTTGACAAGGTAAACGGTTCTCGAATTTTCTCCATTCATCGGGATATTAGTCGTCTGGTTCAAGGAAGTAATACTATATCTGTGTATTATTCGAAACTAAAGCATCTTTGGGATGAGTATTCCTCCTTGGTCACTCTCCCCTCTTGTGAATGTGACACTGCTAGGCAGTATTTGAAGCATGAACAACAGCAGAAGTTACTGCAATTCTTATAG